From Mya arenaria isolate MELC-2E11 chromosome 1, ASM2691426v1, a single genomic window includes:
- the LOC128215167 gene encoding guanylate-binding protein 2-like yields the protein MPDFQIAQGFLQRLNDLHQYLCQCSPMKLKSGKPVNGRMLKTMIICYINSVKKNMAPCINDAMKRMADEENQFAVMKASECYKEEMKKRINKIMPNERGLEKYHTDCMDEAMKILKDIVVVDDGDIFHRKTAECFEDNLKRFKSYVERDSLDRCRRSLKQLDMKIQQNIREKKYAHVRGYSEYMEDIKTLADKFIEQEYYLGPMTKAALQEYMDTKVEEEQLVYEMVKDKLDAESECQLHRLSSSSVPMLRKFADVTEGEQSVEKKALESFEKLESDGRKSIGSQYLENLKMKTQEIEQAKAELSEDDIYYKKLVAECDIWDNIYKQAKFAKNQKLIPSEDIPFNPREAKRQENLKLKSKGYGLKKAHANPECQII from the exons ATGCCGGATTTTCAGATTGCCCAAGGGTTTTTGCAACGTTTAAACGACTTGCACCAATACCTTTGCCAATGTAGCCCGATGAAACTTAAATCAGGAAAGCCTGTAAACGGAAGAA TGCTGAAAACGATGATTATATGCTACATCAATTCCGTGAAGAAAAACATGGCACCGTGTATAAACGATGCTATGAAAAGGATGGCTGACGAGGAAAATCAGTTTGCAGTGATGAAAGCGTCGGAATGCTACAAAGAAGAAATGAAAAAGAGGATAAACAAAATCATGCCAAATGAGAGAGGGCTTGAGAAATATCACACTGATTGCATGGACGAAGCTATGAAGATATTAAaggatattgttgttgttgatgatggagatatatttcacagaaaaaCAGCC GAATGTTTCGAAGATAATTTGAAACGATTCAAGTCATATGTAGAGAGAGACTCCCTTGACAGGTGTAGAAGGTCTTTAAAACAGCTCGACATGAAAATTCAACAGAATATCAGAGAGAAGAAGTATGCTCATGTGCGTGGTTACAGCGAATATATGGAAGACATTAAAACGCTTGCTGATAAATTCATAGAGCAAGAATATTACCTTGGACCAATG ACCAAAGCTGCCTTGCAGGAATATATGGATACAAAGGTCGAAGAAGAGCAACTTGTTTACGAAATGGTTAAGGACAAACTTG ATGCAGAATCAGAATGTCAGTTGCATCGCCTTTCATCTAGTTCAGTCCCGATGCTAAGGAAGTTTGCAGATGTTACAGAAGGGGAACAGTCAGTTGAAAAGAAGGCACTGGAGTCATTTGAAAAGTTGGAAAGTGATGGACGAAAGAGTATTGGATCACAATATCTTGAGAACCTGAAAATGAAGACACAAGAAATAGAGCAGGCTAAAGCAGAGTTATCAGAAGACGACATATACTATAAGAAACTTGTAGCAGAGTGCGACATCTGggataatatttacaaacagGCGAAATTCGCGAAAAATCAGAAATTGATCCCCTCGGAGGATATACCGTTCAACCCTCGAGAGGCTAAACGGcaagaaaatttgaaattgaaaagtaaGGGATATGGATTGAAAAAAGCCCATGCAAATCCAGAatgtcaaataatttaa
- the LOC128228191 gene encoding guanylate-binding protein 1-like, which translates to MDFNERRRLFEEGGGNAPVPQAHANRKAGANAVNVKLADKYKLSLFERPLPLIVKHDDGEGNALSYNHDTLEELSQIEEPLCVIAVAGCLRTGKSFLLSRLVQKCGLPGKAFTVGHSANAQTQGIWIMCRPHPTQEGKVIVFLDTEGIDDPEKVEIQEDTWIFLIATLLCNALVYNTKGVFDASHISKFR; encoded by the exons ATGGATTTTAATGAGAGACGAAGGCTGTTTGAAGAGGGAGGAGG CAACGCTCCGGTTCCTCAGGCACATGCTAATAGAAAGGCCGG TGCCAACGCTGTAAATGTAAAACTTGCAGACAA GTACAAACTCTCACTGTTCGAGAGACCATTACCACTAATCGTCAAACACGATGATGGTGAAGGAAACGCACTGTCTTACAACCATGATACCCTCGAGGAACTTAGCCAAATTGAGGAGCCATTGTGTGTCATAGCTGTAGCTGGATGTCTGAGGACTGGAAAATCGTTCCTTCTAAGTCGCCTTGTACAGAAGTGCGGCC TTCCAGGAAAGGCTTTCACTGTTGGGCACTCAGCCAACGCACAGACGCAAGGAATATGGATAATGTGCAGACCTCATCCTACTCAGGAAGGGAAGGTCATTGTTTTTCTCGATACGGAGGGCATAGATGATCCAGAGAAG GTTGAAATTCAAGAAGACACTTGGATATTCCTTATTGCAACGCTTCTTTGTAATGCACTTGTTTACAACACAAAAGGGGTCTTTGATGCATCACACATCAGCAAATTCAGGTAA